A part of Corynebacterium afermentans subsp. lipophilum genomic DNA contains:
- the lpdA gene encoding dihydrolipoyl dehydrogenase: MSKEHFDVVVLGAGPGGYVAAIRAAQLGKKVAVIEKQYWGGVCLNVGCIPSKALIKNAEVAEIFNHEAKTFGIKGDVEFDYTDAQKRSRKVSEKIVGGVHYLMKKNKIQEINGLGSFKDAKTIEITDGDDKGMTVTFDDCIIATGAVVRTLPGIELSENVVSYEEQILNPEAPEKMVIVGAGAIGMEFAYVLSNYGVDVTVIEYMDRVLPNEDKDVSKEIAKAYKKLGVKLLTGHATTEVRDNGDSVEVDVKKNGSDDVETLTADRVMISVGFAPRTEGYGLENTGVELTDRGAIAIDERMRTNVDGIYAIGDVTAKLQLAHVAEAQGIIAAETIADAETLEIEDYMMTPRATFCNPQVASMGYTEEQAKEKWPDRDIKVATFPFSANGKAVGLAETAGFGKLVADAEFGEILGCHLVGANVSELIPEVVLAQRFDLTAGEIARSIHIHPTLPEVIKEIAHGIEGHMINL; encoded by the coding sequence GTGAGTAAAGAACATTTTGACGTTGTTGTCCTCGGCGCTGGCCCCGGTGGCTATGTCGCCGCCATCCGTGCAGCTCAGCTGGGTAAAAAAGTAGCTGTTATTGAGAAGCAGTACTGGGGCGGTGTCTGCCTCAACGTGGGCTGCATCCCCTCCAAGGCCCTGATCAAGAACGCTGAAGTGGCTGAGATCTTCAACCACGAAGCGAAGACGTTCGGCATCAAGGGCGACGTGGAGTTCGACTACACCGACGCCCAAAAGCGCTCCCGCAAGGTCTCCGAGAAGATCGTCGGTGGCGTGCACTACTTGATGAAGAAGAACAAGATCCAGGAGATCAACGGCCTGGGCTCGTTCAAGGACGCCAAGACCATCGAGATCACCGACGGCGACGACAAGGGCATGACCGTCACCTTCGACGACTGCATCATCGCCACCGGTGCCGTTGTGCGCACCCTGCCGGGCATCGAGCTGTCCGAGAACGTCGTCTCCTACGAGGAGCAGATCCTCAACCCGGAGGCCCCGGAGAAGATGGTCATCGTCGGCGCCGGCGCGATCGGCATGGAGTTCGCCTACGTGCTGTCCAACTACGGCGTGGACGTCACGGTCATCGAGTACATGGACCGCGTCCTGCCCAACGAGGACAAGGACGTGTCCAAGGAGATCGCCAAGGCCTACAAGAAGCTTGGCGTGAAGCTGCTCACCGGTCACGCCACCACCGAGGTGCGCGACAACGGCGATTCCGTCGAGGTGGACGTGAAGAAGAACGGCTCCGACGACGTGGAGACGCTCACCGCGGACCGTGTGATGATTTCCGTGGGCTTCGCCCCGCGCACCGAGGGCTACGGCCTGGAGAACACGGGCGTCGAGCTCACGGACCGCGGCGCCATCGCCATCGATGAGCGTATGCGCACCAACGTCGACGGCATCTACGCCATCGGCGACGTGACCGCGAAGCTGCAGCTCGCCCACGTGGCTGAGGCTCAGGGCATCATCGCCGCCGAGACCATCGCGGACGCGGAGACCCTCGAGATCGAGGATTACATGATGACCCCGCGCGCCACCTTCTGTAACCCGCAGGTCGCTTCCATGGGTTACACCGAGGAGCAGGCGAAGGAGAAGTGGCCGGACCGCGACATCAAGGTCGCCACCTTCCCGTTCTCCGCGAACGGCAAGGCAGTGGGCTTGGCGGAGACCGCTGGCTTTGGCAAGCTCGTCGCGGACGCCGAGTTCGGCGAGATCTTGGGCTGCCACCTCGTCGGCGCAAACGTCTCCGAGCTCATACCGGAGGTCGTCCTCGCGCAGCGCTTCGACCTCACCGCAGGCGAGATCGCGCGCTCCATCCACATCCACCCGACTCTGCCGGAGGTGATCAAGGAGATCGCGCACGGCATCGAAGGCCACATGATCAACCTGTAA
- a CDS encoding SRPBCC family protein, whose translation MAIDKNTENKATRQIDAPAAEIFDILSNPERHAETDNSGMVVSADQGERLKNVGDTFTMNMTKEDGDYQTVNEVFAIQDDRVIGWKNVENTTAEVKVGAKWLYELEPIDADNTNVTLTYQRDELEENLLAMTEKFDDDFLAKSLDSLAEAVAGA comes from the coding sequence ATGGCTATCGACAAGAACACTGAAAACAAAGCAACCCGCCAGATCGACGCTCCCGCAGCCGAGATCTTCGACATCCTCTCCAACCCCGAGCGCCACGCCGAGACGGACAACTCCGGCATGGTCGTCTCCGCAGACCAGGGCGAGCGCCTGAAGAACGTCGGCGACACCTTCACCATGAACATGACCAAAGAGGACGGCGACTACCAGACCGTCAACGAGGTCTTCGCCATCCAGGACGACCGCGTCATCGGTTGGAAGAACGTGGAAAACACCACTGCCGAGGTGAAGGTCGGCGCGAAGTGGCTCTACGAGCTCGAGCCGATCGACGCCGACAACACCAACGTCACCCTTACCTACCAGCGCGATGAGCTGGAGGAGAACCTCCTCGCAATGACAGAGAAGTTCGACGACGACTTCCTGGCCAAGTCCCTCGACTCCCTCGCAGAGGCAGTCGCAGGCGCATAA
- a CDS encoding succinate dehydrogenase cytochrome b subunit translates to MTVQNADREAIRHGKITEKPLRERPSYPTWAIKLTMAITGLIFGLFVLGHMVGNLKIFMPLNADGSAPIDDYGEFLRTIGEPLFPREGFLWILRIALLACLVLHVWGAFTLRARSSASRGRFKRTNLMGGWQSTATKSMIWTGIILLLFIIFHLLDLTLGQAVASDEFVQGAVRNNLLATFAPGRWWVTLVYVVANLALLLHLTHGIYLAVSDLGWLGKRGEGLMVILAYILPFIVVAGNVVMPLAIAFGWVPDFSR, encoded by the coding sequence ATGACTGTACAAAACGCAGACCGTGAAGCCATTCGTCACGGAAAAATTACTGAGAAGCCGCTGCGCGAGCGGCCGTCCTACCCCACGTGGGCCATCAAGCTGACCATGGCGATCACCGGCCTTATCTTCGGCCTGTTCGTCCTTGGCCACATGGTGGGCAACCTGAAGATCTTTATGCCGCTGAACGCCGACGGCTCCGCGCCGATCGACGACTACGGCGAGTTCCTGCGCACGATCGGCGAGCCGCTGTTCCCGCGCGAGGGCTTCCTGTGGATTCTCCGCATCGCCCTGCTGGCCTGCCTGGTGCTGCACGTGTGGGGCGCATTCACCCTGCGCGCCCGCTCCAGCGCATCCCGCGGCCGCTTCAAGCGCACGAACCTGATGGGTGGATGGCAGTCCACCGCCACCAAGTCGATGATCTGGACTGGCATCATCCTGCTGCTGTTCATCATCTTCCACCTGCTGGACCTGACTCTCGGCCAGGCTGTCGCCTCCGACGAGTTCGTCCAGGGCGCGGTGCGCAACAACTTGCTCGCCACCTTTGCCCCGGGCCGCTGGTGGGTCACGCTGGTGTACGTGGTTGCCAACCTGGCGCTGCTGCTGCACCTGACGCACGGTATTTACCTTGCGGTGTCCGACCTCGGTTGGCTGGGTAAGCGCGGCGAAGGCCTGATGGTCATCCTCGCGTACATCCTCCCGTTCATCGTTGTCGCTGGCAACGTTGTCATGCCGCTCGCTATCGCGTTCGGCTGGGTCCCGGATTTTTCCAGGTAA
- a CDS encoding fumarate reductase/succinate dehydrogenase flavoprotein subunit, whose protein sequence is MTTSISGLSGAQGSDGGEQTPAQSKGQQSTGGFRQPESAAAGVTPGNVLESNEPNRDEVRMKDMWQHQKDHMNLVSPLNRRKFTVLVVGTGLSGGAAAAALGELGYNVKAFTYHDAPRRAHSIAAQGGVNSARGKKVDNDGAYRHTKDTVKGGDYRCRESDCWRLAVESVRVIDHMNAIGAPFAREYGGTLATRSFGGVQVSRTYYTRGQTGQQLQLSTASSLQRQIHLGNVEIFTHHDLMDLIITEKDGKKHCEGIVTRNLINGEIAPFTGHAVIIATGGYGNVYHKTTLAKNSNSSAMMRAYERGAYLASPCFVQFHPTGLPVNAKWQAKTTLMSESLRNDGRIWTPKEKGDDRDPNTIPEEERDYFLERRYPAFGNLVPRDVASRAISQQLNAGYGVGPLHNSAYLDFADAIGRLGEDTIRERYSNLFEMYEDSTGEDPYKAPMRIAPTVHFTMGGLWTDFNEMTSIDGLFAAGECSWTYHGANRLGANSLLSASVDGWFTLPFTVPNYLADHLGEEKLPEDSREAQDVVADVTERIERIMSIRGPEPHGPEHFHEQLGDILYEHCGVSRTVEGLEEGIRKIRALREDFWTNISIPGSPNDMNQTLEAALRLVDYINLGELMCIDALDRDESCGAHYRMDHLTDDGEAERDDDNWCFVSAWEPAGEGQFIRHAEPLHFDSIPLMARNYK, encoded by the coding sequence ATGACTACCTCTATTTCCGGTCTTTCCGGGGCCCAGGGTTCCGACGGCGGGGAGCAGACCCCCGCTCAGTCCAAGGGCCAGCAGAGCACTGGCGGTTTCCGCCAGCCCGAGTCCGCCGCTGCAGGCGTGACCCCGGGTAACGTCCTCGAGTCCAACGAGCCGAACCGCGACGAGGTTCGGATGAAGGACATGTGGCAGCACCAGAAGGACCACATGAACCTGGTCTCGCCGCTGAACCGCCGCAAGTTCACCGTGCTGGTGGTCGGCACCGGCCTGTCCGGCGGTGCTGCGGCTGCCGCGCTCGGCGAGCTGGGCTACAACGTCAAGGCCTTCACCTACCACGACGCTCCGCGCCGTGCGCACTCCATTGCGGCCCAGGGTGGCGTGAACTCCGCCCGCGGCAAGAAGGTGGACAACGACGGCGCCTACCGCCACACCAAGGACACCGTCAAGGGTGGCGACTACCGCTGCCGCGAGTCCGACTGCTGGCGCCTGGCCGTTGAGTCGGTCCGTGTGATCGACCACATGAACGCCATCGGTGCCCCCTTCGCCCGCGAGTACGGCGGCACCCTGGCCACCCGCTCCTTCGGCGGTGTGCAGGTCTCGCGCACCTACTACACCCGCGGCCAAACAGGCCAGCAGCTGCAGCTGTCCACCGCGTCGTCGCTGCAGCGTCAGATCCACCTGGGCAACGTGGAGATCTTCACCCACCACGACCTAATGGACCTGATCATCACCGAAAAGGACGGCAAGAAGCACTGCGAGGGCATTGTCACCCGCAACCTGATCAACGGTGAGATCGCGCCGTTTACGGGACACGCTGTCATCATCGCCACCGGCGGTTACGGCAACGTGTACCACAAGACCACGCTGGCCAAGAACTCCAACTCTTCCGCCATGATGCGCGCATACGAGCGCGGCGCGTACCTCGCATCCCCGTGCTTCGTGCAGTTCCACCCGACCGGCCTGCCGGTCAACGCGAAGTGGCAGGCGAAGACGACGCTGATGTCGGAGTCCCTGCGTAACGACGGCCGCATTTGGACCCCAAAGGAAAAGGGCGACGACCGCGACCCGAACACCATCCCGGAGGAGGAGCGCGACTACTTCCTGGAGCGCCGCTACCCGGCCTTCGGCAACCTCGTGCCCCGCGACGTGGCTTCGCGCGCCATCTCCCAGCAGCTCAACGCCGGCTACGGCGTGGGCCCGCTGCACAACTCCGCGTACCTGGACTTCGCCGACGCCATCGGGCGCCTCGGCGAGGACACCATCCGCGAGCGCTACTCCAACCTGTTCGAGATGTACGAGGACTCCACTGGCGAGGACCCGTACAAGGCCCCGATGCGTATCGCCCCGACCGTCCACTTCACCATGGGCGGCCTGTGGACCGACTTCAACGAGATGACCTCCATCGACGGCCTGTTCGCCGCCGGTGAGTGCTCCTGGACCTACCACGGAGCGAACCGCCTGGGCGCGAACTCGCTGCTGTCCGCTTCTGTGGATGGCTGGTTCACCCTGCCGTTCACGGTGCCGAACTACCTGGCCGACCACCTCGGCGAGGAGAAGCTTCCGGAGGATTCCCGCGAGGCCCAGGACGTGGTGGCTGACGTCACCGAGCGCATCGAGCGCATCATGTCCATCCGCGGTCCGGAGCCGCACGGCCCGGAGCACTTCCACGAGCAGCTCGGCGACATCCTCTACGAGCACTGCGGCGTGTCCCGCACCGTGGAGGGCCTGGAGGAGGGTATCCGCAAGATCCGCGCCCTGCGCGAGGACTTCTGGACCAACATCTCCATCCCGGGTTCCCCGAACGACATGAACCAGACGCTGGAGGCTGCGCTGCGCCTCGTCGACTACATCAACCTCGGCGAGCTCATGTGCATCGACGCTCTGGACCGCGACGAGTCCTGCGGTGCGCACTACCGTATGGACCACCTCACCGATGACGGCGAGGCAGAGCGTGACGACGACAACTGGTGCTTCGTGTCGGCCTGGGAGCCGGCCGGTGAAGGCCAGTTCATCCGCCACGCTGAACCCCTGCACTTTGATTCGATCCCGCTGATGGCAAGGAACTACAAGTAA
- a CDS encoding succinate dehydrogenase/fumarate reductase iron-sulfur subunit, producing the protein MKLTLEIWRQAGPDTEGSFETVQVDDAVEQMSILELLDHVNETYVEQGKEPFVFASDCREGICGTCGLLVNGRPHGAGQNTTACLQRLFNYNDGDTLKIEPFRSGAFPVIKDLAVDRSALDRVMEQGGYVSINAGTAPDADTLLVNHHDAETALDYAACIGCGACVAACPNGAAHLFTGAKLKHLKLLPLGKQERSRRARKMVDELETNFGHCSLYGECADVCPAGIPLDAVGAINAERARAAFKGGDD; encoded by the coding sequence ATGAAACTGACACTTGAAATCTGGCGCCAGGCTGGTCCTGACACCGAGGGCAGCTTCGAGACCGTACAGGTCGATGACGCTGTGGAGCAGATGTCCATCCTGGAGCTGCTCGACCACGTGAACGAGACCTACGTCGAACAGGGCAAGGAGCCGTTCGTCTTCGCCTCCGACTGCCGCGAGGGCATTTGCGGCACCTGTGGCCTGCTGGTCAACGGCCGCCCGCATGGCGCAGGCCAGAACACCACTGCTTGCCTGCAGCGTCTGTTCAACTACAACGACGGCGACACCCTGAAGATCGAGCCGTTCCGCTCCGGCGCGTTCCCGGTGATCAAGGACCTCGCCGTGGACCGCTCCGCGCTGGACCGCGTGATGGAACAGGGCGGCTACGTCTCCATCAACGCCGGCACCGCACCGGACGCTGACACGCTGCTGGTCAACCACCACGACGCTGAGACCGCGCTCGACTACGCTGCCTGCATCGGCTGTGGTGCATGCGTGGCTGCGTGCCCGAACGGTGCCGCGCACCTGTTCACCGGCGCGAAGCTGAAGCACCTGAAGCTGCTGCCGTTGGGCAAGCAGGAGCGTTCCCGCCGCGCCCGCAAGATGGTCGACGAGCTGGAGACCAACTTCGGCCACTGCTCGCTGTACGGCGAGTGCGCTGATGTGTGCCCGGCTGGCATCCCGCTGGATGCAGTTGGCGCCATCAACGCCGAACGCGCCCGCGCTGCCTTCAAGGGCGGCGACGACTAG
- a CDS encoding DUF445 domain-containing protein, which translates to MSEQLSMMPTPTNEEERRRVLRKHKIAVTSLLGLMAVVFLSCSWAQSQGNDAAWIGYVRAAAEAGMVGGLADWFAVTALFTYPMGIPIPHTAIIPNKKDQVAGVLSNFVSENFLNARTITDKVMAAGIPERVGRWLAKPENAERVSEEAGKFTVRMVEGIDPAEAEAFINAQLIDRLAEPIWGPPLGRTLEGLITDGKVDPVVDDIVAWGRRKVDNMEATVVTMIDERMPRWAPRFAKELVGQRVYDEMVAFMEDVDTNPHHEARRAIRRQINQFAQDLQFDGEMISRVETLKADIMGSGAVTSAAGSIWEQVSASIVAQASDGGSGLRRKAAASAREWGQKLVDDPAVRADAERALEKATHFAADNGADQIVGIIAETIERWDGEEAAEKIELMVGKDLQFIRLNGTIVGALAGLAIYTGSQLIFY; encoded by the coding sequence ATGAGCGAGCAGCTTTCCATGATGCCCACCCCCACGAACGAGGAGGAGCGCCGCCGCGTGCTGCGCAAGCACAAGATCGCGGTGACCAGCCTCCTGGGCCTGATGGCGGTGGTGTTTTTGTCCTGCTCTTGGGCGCAGTCCCAGGGCAACGACGCCGCCTGGATCGGCTACGTGCGTGCCGCAGCGGAGGCGGGCATGGTCGGCGGGTTAGCGGACTGGTTCGCCGTCACCGCGCTGTTTACGTACCCGATGGGCATTCCCATCCCGCACACCGCGATCATCCCCAACAAAAAGGACCAGGTTGCCGGTGTGCTCAGTAATTTCGTGTCTGAGAACTTCCTCAACGCCCGCACCATCACGGACAAGGTGATGGCCGCCGGCATCCCGGAGCGCGTCGGGCGCTGGCTGGCCAAGCCGGAGAACGCGGAGCGGGTCAGCGAGGAGGCTGGCAAGTTCACCGTCCGCATGGTGGAGGGCATTGACCCGGCTGAGGCGGAGGCGTTCATTAACGCCCAGCTCATTGACCGCCTGGCCGAGCCGATCTGGGGCCCGCCGCTGGGTCGCACACTGGAGGGGCTGATCACGGACGGCAAGGTGGATCCGGTGGTCGACGACATTGTCGCCTGGGGGCGCCGCAAGGTCGACAACATGGAGGCCACCGTGGTCACCATGATCGACGAGCGGATGCCGCGTTGGGCCCCACGGTTTGCAAAGGAGCTGGTGGGCCAGCGCGTCTACGACGAGATGGTCGCGTTCATGGAGGACGTGGACACCAACCCGCACCACGAGGCGCGCCGCGCGATCCGCCGCCAGATCAACCAGTTCGCCCAGGACCTCCAGTTCGACGGAGAGATGATTTCTCGGGTGGAGACGCTTAAGGCCGACATCATGGGCTCCGGCGCGGTCACGTCCGCCGCGGGCAGCATCTGGGAGCAGGTCTCGGCGTCGATTGTGGCGCAGGCGTCGGATGGGGGAAGCGGGTTGCGTCGCAAAGCGGCTGCCTCGGCGCGCGAGTGGGGGCAGAAGCTTGTCGACGACCCTGCGGTCCGCGCCGACGCCGAACGAGCCCTGGAAAAGGCCACCCACTTCGCCGCGGACAACGGCGCCGACCAGATTGTGGGCATCATCGCGGAGACCATTGAGCGCTGGGACGGCGAAGAAGCGGCGGAGAAAATCGAGCTCATGGTTGGTAAAGACCTGCAATTCATCCGCCTCAACGGCACGATCGTCGGTGCACTGGCCGGGTTAGCTATTTACACTGGTTCTCAACTGATCTTCTACTAG
- a CDS encoding CGLAU_01105 family protein gives MTENNNLNNDLNDNTGEEVRNNLREAGDALLSAGSAIGAALSKATGELSDRFKTATEDARQNLSNANTEREVRGAATNFTDEAEKLFNSLRERDLQFTDDMKVKLRSTIDEARTAFNERLDGTQTEGIEGTVEDLRARFEGMVQRIQDQFAGEKTDGDIIDGEIVDNSNSTTVNVEDLKK, from the coding sequence ATGACCGAGAACAACAACCTCAACAACGACCTCAACGACAACACCGGCGAGGAGGTGCGCAACAACCTGCGCGAGGCTGGCGACGCGCTGCTGTCCGCTGGCTCCGCCATCGGCGCGGCGCTGAGCAAAGCCACCGGCGAGCTGTCGGACCGTTTCAAGACCGCCACCGAGGACGCGCGCCAGAACCTGAGCAACGCGAACACCGAGCGCGAGGTGCGCGGCGCCGCCACCAACTTCACGGACGAGGCCGAGAAGCTCTTCAACAGCCTGCGCGAGCGGGACCTGCAGTTCACCGACGACATGAAGGTGAAGCTGCGCAGCACCATCGACGAAGCACGGACCGCGTTCAACGAGCGCCTCGACGGCACCCAGACCGAGGGGATTGAGGGCACCGTGGAGGACCTGCGCGCCCGCTTCGAGGGCATGGTGCAGCGCATCCAGGACCAGTTCGCCGGCGAGAAAACTGACGGCGATATCATCGACGGCGAAATTGTGGACAACTCCAACTCCACCACCGTCAACGTCGAGGACCTGAAGAAGTAA
- a CDS encoding DUF2516 family protein, with amino-acid sequence MLPSRVGMVLMLVVGVAGIVGAVMAATTRADAFEAANRQSKGAWVGILVLASLACLLRFPFIAWFGAVAIGIYFFDVRPQIQRIVNGDYGW; translated from the coding sequence ATGCTGCCGTCCCGCGTGGGGATGGTGCTGATGCTGGTGGTGGGCGTAGCCGGCATCGTCGGCGCTGTCATGGCGGCCACCACCCGCGCGGACGCCTTCGAGGCGGCGAACCGCCAGTCCAAGGGCGCCTGGGTGGGCATCCTGGTGCTGGCGTCGCTGGCGTGCCTGCTGCGCTTCCCCTTCATTGCGTGGTTCGGCGCGGTGGCCATCGGCATTTACTTTTTCGACGTGCGCCCGCAGATCCAGCGCATCGTCAACGGCGACTACGGCTGGTAG